From Leptolyngbya sp. 'hensonii', the proteins below share one genomic window:
- a CDS encoding polysaccharide deacetylase family protein: MVYRQPRHTFPSALFDRVRAGLGFSLAGSLSLLPLLLPGLPAIAQEPTNPCPTQNLTPITLPKSVDGLVQAVNWVGEVATGTESYLVGMLPQLMAYFNPAPWPELHDRSKQAKVPILMYHDILIQKQVFFDVTPGEFEDHLEAIRTNGLTPISMAQLVAHLRTGVPLPAKPVLLSFDDGYRGHYTFVYPLLKKYGYPAVFAIYTNKIDKQLGRSSMTWEQVKEMAADPLVTIAAHSLSHPPDLRALPNAQLKQEIFASKVILEQNLGIPIRYFVYPAGFYDERVAKLVTEAGYEAALTMDDLNEGFAGQSESLLAIKRFGQSRTMELLPQAWGGPKLPGIRRGGFDFSTPIQMTNTKVDNISFSFISGGQPMTIHARSRYQVPEIIAGTKAEAAVDGAFFSLEYLDSNVMIGPVLSQVNNQFLPGNRSENPRLNGRPLVLIGPQAVRFVPFKAKVHDSLEAIQLEMPDVTDAFVGAAFLVRDGEPQPAKSFGTLFDFDAERHRAFWGINQQGQPVIGVSHDPVGSVQLGQILAKAGFRDAVMLDSGASTSLAYKGQSLVGYEPRPVPHVVALVPPGVLANTNGCAVALKR, from the coding sequence ATGGTGTACCGTCAGCCCCGACATACATTTCCATCGGCTCTCTTTGATCGGGTTCGAGCAGGATTGGGATTCAGTCTGGCTGGTAGCCTGTCGCTTCTGCCACTGCTTCTGCCTGGGTTGCCTGCGATCGCTCAGGAACCAACCAATCCCTGTCCAACCCAGAACCTGACTCCCATTACCCTGCCCAAATCGGTTGATGGGTTGGTACAGGCTGTGAACTGGGTGGGCGAGGTGGCGACTGGAACCGAATCCTACCTGGTTGGGATGCTGCCCCAACTCATGGCCTATTTCAACCCTGCACCCTGGCCCGAGTTACACGATCGATCCAAGCAGGCCAAGGTGCCCATCCTGATGTACCACGACATTTTGATTCAGAAGCAGGTCTTCTTTGATGTCACCCCAGGAGAGTTTGAAGATCACCTGGAGGCGATTCGGACCAATGGGTTGACGCCCATCAGTATGGCGCAGTTGGTGGCCCACCTGCGGACTGGGGTTCCCTTACCTGCAAAGCCTGTGCTGCTCAGTTTTGATGATGGATACCGGGGGCACTATACCTTTGTTTATCCCTTGTTGAAAAAGTATGGCTATCCGGCAGTCTTTGCCATCTACACCAATAAGATCGATAAGCAACTGGGGCGTTCCAGCATGACTTGGGAGCAGGTGAAAGAGATGGCTGCCGATCCCCTGGTGACGATCGCCGCTCATAGTCTCAGCCATCCCCCTGACCTGCGAGCCCTGCCCAATGCCCAACTGAAGCAGGAAATCTTTGCATCCAAAGTCATTCTGGAGCAGAACCTGGGCATCCCAATCCGCTACTTTGTCTATCCGGCGGGCTTTTACGACGAGCGGGTGGCTAAACTGGTGACGGAGGCCGGATATGAAGCGGCTCTGACCATGGACGACCTGAATGAAGGGTTTGCCGGACAGTCAGAAAGCCTGCTGGCTATCAAGCGCTTTGGCCAATCCCGCACAATGGAACTGTTGCCCCAGGCCTGGGGAGGTCCGAAACTGCCTGGTATCCGGCGGGGAGGGTTTGACTTTAGTACGCCGATCCAGATGACGAATACCAAGGTTGATAACATTAGCTTTTCCTTTATTAGCGGCGGTCAACCTATGACCATCCATGCTCGCAGTCGCTATCAGGTTCCAGAAATTATTGCGGGGACCAAGGCAGAAGCGGCGGTAGATGGGGCGTTTTTCTCCCTAGAATATCTGGATTCCAATGTGATGATTGGGCCGGTGCTGAGTCAGGTCAATAACCAGTTTCTCCCAGGCAATCGATCGGAAAATCCCCGTTTAAATGGCCGTCCCCTGGTTCTAATCGGTCCCCAGGCTGTGAGGTTTGTTCCCTTTAAGGCGAAGGTGCATGACTCTCTGGAAGCGATTCAGTTGGAAATGCCGGATGTCACCGATGCCTTTGTCGGGGCGGCTTTTTTGGTCAGGGATGGCGAACCCCAACCGGCCAAGAGCTTTGGCACCCTGTTTGATTTTGATGCTGAACGGCATCGGGCCTTCTGGGGCATTAACCAGCAGGGCCAGCCCGTGATTGGGGTCTCCCACGATCCAGTTGGATCTGTTCAGTTGGGGCAGATCCTGGCTAAGGCAGGCTTCCGGGATGCGGTGATGTTAGACTCTGGAGCCAGCACGTCCCTGGCCTATAAAGGGCAATCTCTGGTAGGCTATGAGCCCCGTCCGGTGCCTCATGTTGTTGCACTGGTCCCACCGGGTGTTTTGGCAAACACCAATGGCTGTGCGGTTGCCCTGAAGCGTTAG
- a CDS encoding DUF3172 domain-containing protein, with translation MKRKSKPSLFKSSLSYAMIAVLGAIFSLGVMVGISFSSVASSGPENIASREVIDAAAPDKELCLQYGSSAITMDARIYVTLNPFKIYVSQAKTQPGCVLRNSNWAILEQRKLVNSEQVQQCKQRMNTFGFTGDLSQSPQVNCVYENDGAQNLFLNQLQGVSPS, from the coding sequence ATGAAACGTAAATCAAAACCTTCCCTCTTTAAGTCCAGTCTGAGTTATGCCATGATTGCCGTCCTCGGGGCTATTTTCTCACTGGGGGTCATGGTTGGGATTAGCTTTAGCTCCGTGGCCAGTTCAGGGCCGGAGAATATTGCCAGTCGGGAAGTGATTGATGCTGCCGCACCAGATAAAGAACTCTGCCTGCAGTATGGCTCCAGTGCAATTACCATGGATGCCCGCATTTACGTTACTCTGAATCCTTTCAAGATTTACGTCTCCCAGGCAAAAACACAACCAGGTTGTGTTTTACGCAACAGTAACTGGGCGATTCTGGAACAGCGGAAGCTAGTGAACTCTGAGCAGGTCCAGCAATGTAAGCAACGGATGAACACCTTCGGCTTCACCGGAGATCTCAGTCAGTCTCCCCAGGTCAATTGCGTGTATGAGAACGATGGAGCCCAGAATCTTTTCCTCAACCAGTTGCAGGGTGTTTCCCCCTCCTGA
- a CDS encoding ABC transporter ATP-binding protein produces MVCPTLSLPSFMTIAVSLQHVFKTYNQTPVVTDLSLEIASGEMFGLLGPNGAGKSTTIRMLTTLTRPTQGQAEVAGYDVVRSPLEVRRRIGVVLQQTSVDNDLTVWENLEFHGRLHHLPQTQRRQQIDRWLDYVELTDRRDDRVKTLSGGMKRRLQIARAMLHGPEILFLDEPTVGLDPQTRRRLWEIIRDLNRQGMTILLTTHYMEEVEYLCQRIGILDGGKLIELSTLPELRRQYGEGLVMKQDGDRWEYLFFPSLEAANHYLDQQPDKTGLMVRPSNLEDIFVKRTGRNLD; encoded by the coding sequence ATGGTTTGCCCTACCCTGTCCCTCCCTAGCTTCATGACGATCGCCGTTTCTCTACAACACGTTTTCAAGACTTACAACCAGACGCCCGTCGTTACGGATCTGTCCCTCGAAATTGCTTCAGGAGAAATGTTTGGCCTCCTGGGTCCCAATGGGGCTGGTAAATCCACTACCATTCGAATGTTGACAACCCTGACCCGTCCTACTCAGGGACAAGCTGAGGTGGCAGGCTATGACGTCGTCCGCTCCCCCCTGGAGGTTCGCCGCCGCATTGGGGTTGTGTTACAGCAGACCAGTGTGGATAATGACCTGACGGTTTGGGAAAATCTGGAGTTTCATGGTCGCCTCCATCATCTGCCCCAGACCCAGCGGCGACAGCAGATCGATCGCTGGTTGGATTACGTCGAACTGACCGATCGGCGGGACGATCGGGTCAAAACCCTCTCTGGGGGGATGAAACGCCGGTTGCAAATTGCCCGAGCCATGCTCCATGGGCCGGAGATTTTGTTTTTGGACGAACCCACTGTGGGGCTGGACCCTCAAACCCGTCGCCGTCTCTGGGAAATTATTCGCGACCTGAATCGTCAGGGGATGACGATTCTGCTGACGACCCATTACATGGAAGAAGTGGAATACCTCTGTCAACGGATTGGCATTCTGGATGGGGGCAAACTGATCGAACTCAGCACCTTACCAGAACTCCGCCGTCAGTACGGGGAGGGGCTAGTCATGAAGCAAGATGGCGATCGCTGGGAGTATTTGTTCTTCCCCAGCCTGGAAGCTGCCAACCACTATCTGGATCAACAACCGGATAAGACGGGTCTGATGGTTCGCCCCTCCAATCTGGAAGATATTTTTGTGAAGCGAACGGGTCGGAATCTGGATTAG
- the ilvC gene encoding ketol-acid reductoisomerase — MARLYYDSDANLDLLTGKTVTIIGYGSQGHAHALNLKDSGVNVIVGLYPGSKSVAKAEAAGLTVKPVAEAAKAADFIMILLPDEVQKTVYREEIEPHLTEGKVLAFAHGFNIHFAQVVPPAHVDVVMVAPKGPGHLVRRTYEQGQGVPCLFAVYQDASGQARDRAMAYAKGIGGTRAGILETSFREETETDLFGEQVVLCGGLSALIKAGYETLVDAGYQPELAYFECLHEVKLIVDLIVEGGLAKMRDSISNTAEYGDFTRGPRIVTDETRAEMRKILGEIQSGQFAREFVLENQAGKPGFTAMRRQEAEHPIEEVGKDLRAMFSWLKQG; from the coding sequence ATGGCTCGCCTTTACTACGACTCTGACGCCAATTTAGACCTGCTAACTGGAAAAACCGTCACGATTATTGGTTACGGTTCTCAAGGTCATGCCCATGCCCTCAACCTGAAAGACAGTGGTGTCAATGTCATCGTCGGGTTGTATCCCGGAAGCAAGTCTGTAGCAAAGGCCGAGGCCGCAGGGCTAACGGTTAAACCTGTCGCAGAAGCAGCCAAAGCCGCCGATTTCATCATGATTTTGCTCCCGGATGAAGTCCAAAAGACTGTTTATCGGGAAGAGATTGAACCCCACCTGACTGAGGGCAAAGTTCTGGCTTTTGCCCATGGTTTCAATATTCATTTTGCCCAGGTGGTGCCCCCAGCCCACGTCGATGTGGTTATGGTGGCTCCTAAGGGGCCTGGACATCTGGTCCGGCGTACCTACGAGCAAGGGCAGGGGGTCCCCTGTCTGTTTGCCGTCTATCAGGATGCCTCTGGGCAGGCCCGCGATCGGGCCATGGCCTATGCCAAGGGCATTGGTGGCACCCGGGCCGGGATTCTGGAAACCTCCTTTCGGGAAGAAACCGAAACGGACTTGTTTGGAGAACAGGTGGTGCTTTGCGGTGGCCTCAGTGCCCTGATCAAAGCAGGTTATGAAACCCTCGTCGATGCGGGGTATCAGCCAGAGTTGGCCTATTTCGAGTGTCTGCACGAAGTGAAGCTGATTGTAGACCTGATTGTCGAGGGGGGACTGGCCAAGATGCGGGACAGCATCTCCAATACGGCTGAATATGGAGACTTCACCCGTGGTCCTCGGATTGTCACCGATGAGACCCGTGCCGAAATGCGGAAAATTTTGGGGGAGATCCAGAGTGGCCAGTTTGCCCGGGAGTTTGTGCTGGAGAACCAGGCTGGCAAGCCCGGTTTCACGGCTATGCGGCGTCAGGAAGCTGAGCACCCGATCGAAGAAGTCGGGAAAGACCTGCGGGCTATGTTTAGCTGGCTAAAACAGGGCTAA
- the psaK gene encoding photosystem I reaction center subunit PsaK, with the protein MSLSIRENFKLFYPTLLAVARTTSWSPSTGIVMILSCLFAVAIGRYAIQHAGEGGPRFPLSLPAIWDKFGTPELLATLSFGHILGAGFVLGLSAAGLL; encoded by the coding sequence ATGAGTTTATCAATACGGGAGAATTTTAAGTTGTTTTACCCTACTTTACTCGCAGTTGCCAGAACTACGTCCTGGAGTCCTTCTACAGGAATCGTTATGATCCTGAGCTGCCTGTTTGCAGTTGCGATCGGTCGCTATGCCATTCAACACGCTGGTGAAGGTGGCCCCCGCTTCCCCCTGTCCCTGCCTGCGATCTGGGACAAGTTTGGAACTCCTGAACTGCTGGCAACCCTGAGCTTCGGCCATATTTTGGGTGCTGGTTTCGTTCTCGGACTCAGTGCTGCTGGCTTACTGTAG
- a CDS encoding phosphoribosylanthranilate isomerase produces the protein MRIKICGLMRSDQALAIAQKGATALGFICVPTSPRYISAAEVRIISQDLIQANPSVDRIGIFVDAPLEKIDQTVSMAYLTGVQLHGQESPQFCQQVRQALPQVEIIKAIRVKSPESLRHLERYQAGIDTLLLDAYHPQMPGGTGQRLPWSSLQGLRPSYPWFLAGGLTPDNILEALQILQPDGIDLSSGLEQAPGNKDLAKVDRLFDQLRLQPRSIQARILPGLNNP, from the coding sequence GTGCGGATCAAAATTTGTGGACTCATGCGATCGGATCAGGCCCTGGCGATCGCCCAGAAAGGTGCAACTGCTCTGGGCTTCATTTGTGTGCCTACATCACCCCGGTATATTTCGGCTGCAGAGGTCAGAATCATTTCCCAGGACCTGATCCAGGCCAATCCGTCTGTCGATCGGATTGGCATTTTCGTCGATGCACCCCTGGAAAAAATTGATCAGACTGTAAGCATGGCCTATCTCACGGGTGTGCAACTGCATGGGCAGGAATCCCCCCAATTCTGCCAGCAGGTGCGGCAGGCATTGCCCCAGGTGGAAATCATCAAGGCCATTCGGGTGAAAAGCCCAGAAAGCCTCCGTCATCTGGAGCGTTACCAGGCAGGCATTGACACGCTACTGCTGGATGCCTACCACCCTCAGATGCCGGGAGGTACCGGGCAACGCCTACCCTGGTCCAGTTTGCAGGGATTGCGGCCCTCCTATCCCTGGTTTCTAGCCGGGGGGTTAACGCCAGATAATATCCTGGAAGCCTTGCAAATATTGCAACCCGATGGCATCGACCTTTCCAGTGGCCTGGAACAGGCCCCCGGAAATAAGGACCTGGCCAAGGTCGATCGATTATTTGATCAACTCCGACTGCAACCCCGTTCAATCCAGGCTCGCATTTTGCCCGGGTTGAACAATCCGTAG
- a CDS encoding FAD-binding oxidoreductase, whose protein sequence is MTLTPARSTSLDVLLSDLAGLDVITDLAQVMKLSVDYYHFSPVLQKQLEGKTGDLVVRPVSEAEVLRVAEVCVRHQVPLTVRGAGTGNYGQCVPLEGGIILDMTRMQAILRLEPGLACVEPGVKLAALDKQAREIGWEIRMAPSTYKTATIGGFIAGGSGGIGSITYGQLRDRGNLLAVRVVTLEDQPRVLVLRGDEVQKVNHAYGTNGILTQLEIPLGPAYPWAEAIVAFSDFRSAAHFGQDLAQADGLIKKLISVSAWPLPSYFTAFRDVIPAESHCALVIVAESALEALEALVRQWDGQICYQKSAQDASKGVSLGEYSWNHTTLHARNVDPALTYLQTLFPDLDRVEQMMHQFGDEVMMHLEFLRVGGAVKPVGLQVMRYTTEERLNAIIQAHEAEGALIFNPHTYILEDGGMKAVDLEQLRFKELVDPYGLFNPGKMRAWIERGCSRS, encoded by the coding sequence ATGACTTTAACCCCAGCTCGATCGACCTCGCTGGATGTCCTTTTATCCGATCTGGCAGGATTGGATGTGATCACCGACTTGGCTCAGGTGATGAAGCTCTCTGTAGACTATTACCACTTCAGTCCCGTCCTGCAGAAGCAATTAGAGGGAAAAACGGGTGACCTGGTGGTACGTCCGGTGAGCGAGGCTGAGGTCTTACGGGTGGCTGAGGTTTGTGTTCGTCATCAGGTGCCGTTGACGGTGCGCGGGGCGGGAACGGGCAACTATGGTCAATGTGTGCCCCTGGAGGGGGGAATTATCCTCGACATGACCCGAATGCAAGCCATCCTCCGTCTGGAACCAGGGTTGGCCTGTGTAGAGCCGGGGGTAAAACTGGCAGCCCTGGATAAACAGGCGCGGGAAATTGGCTGGGAAATTCGCATGGCTCCTTCAACCTACAAAACGGCCACGATCGGGGGCTTCATTGCGGGCGGTAGCGGTGGAATTGGGTCGATTACCTACGGACAGTTGCGTGATCGGGGCAACCTGCTGGCGGTTCGGGTGGTGACTCTGGAGGATCAGCCCCGGGTGCTGGTGTTGCGGGGAGATGAGGTGCAGAAGGTCAACCATGCCTATGGCACCAATGGCATTCTCACTCAACTGGAAATTCCCCTCGGCCCCGCCTACCCCTGGGCTGAGGCGATCGTGGCCTTTTCGGATTTCAGATCAGCGGCTCATTTTGGTCAGGACCTGGCGCAGGCAGATGGACTGATTAAAAAACTCATTTCTGTCTCTGCCTGGCCCCTTCCCAGTTACTTTACTGCCTTCCGGGATGTCATTCCTGCAGAGAGCCACTGTGCGCTGGTGATCGTGGCTGAGTCGGCCCTGGAGGCTCTGGAGGCCCTGGTGCGCCAGTGGGATGGTCAAATCTGCTATCAGAAATCAGCCCAAGATGCCAGCAAGGGAGTCTCTTTAGGGGAATATAGCTGGAACCATACGACTCTGCACGCCCGCAACGTTGATCCGGCTCTGACCTATCTCCAAACCCTATTCCCGGATCTCGATCGGGTAGAACAGATGATGCATCAGTTTGGGGATGAGGTGATGATGCATCTGGAGTTTCTGCGGGTGGGAGGCGCTGTTAAGCCTGTGGGACTGCAGGTGATGCGCTACACCACAGAGGAGCGGTTGAATGCCATTATTCAGGCTCACGAAGCGGAGGGAGCCCTGATTTTCAATCCCCACACCTACATTCTGGAAGATGGGGGTATGAAAGCAGTAGACCTGGAGCAGTTGCGCTTTAAGGAATTGGTTGACCCCTACGGATTGTTCAACCCGGGCAAAATGCGAGCCTGGATTGAACGGGGTTGCAGTCGGAGTTGA
- a CDS encoding SpoIIE family protein phosphatase, giving the protein MQTLEFLDRELGATLLTTKKLQQMRQSWNTLQQNQSNWSRETKAEYYNLIYRRIQDLRAQVGDQSNLILDPDLDTYYLMDTILLKLPDIQKNLVELQIISKEITRSKQITPVDKARLIVLLGIIQDGASDLQRNTETAFQNNPLHNLRPKLSSSVNQLIQDLQQLTTQINSILELKDPAKITLDAQTQLSLKDSFILWDKTLLELDFLLQHRIDGFIQKQVFISIFVCIILVIVTYLFIGFYRGVMQTISGLSSASKQMIAGSLQVAVTLDSRDELAEVVKSFNNIAGALVKANQEITGLNTQLQAENLRMSTELEVTRRLQQMILPLEEELAQLGGLDIAGFMEPAAEVGGDYYDVLHQNGKINIGIGDVTGHGLESGVVMIMAQTAVRTLIANGESDPARLLNAVNRIIYDNTRRMKSRKNMTLALLEYEAGALRLSGQHEELIVVRQDGTIEQVDTLDLGFPLGIESDITSFVAETKVNLQCGDIAILYTDGITEAMNAQRQQYGLERMYAVLQENRDRSVHEIRQAVIQDVMRHIGEQKVFDDITLVVMKQK; this is encoded by the coding sequence TTGCAAACCTTAGAATTTCTCGATCGAGAATTAGGGGCCACCTTACTCACGACAAAGAAGTTACAGCAAATGCGGCAATCCTGGAATACCCTACAGCAGAACCAAAGTAATTGGAGTCGTGAAACCAAAGCGGAATACTATAACCTGATATACCGACGAATTCAGGATTTGAGGGCTCAAGTTGGAGATCAATCTAACCTGATCCTGGATCCGGATCTAGACACTTACTATTTGATGGATACTATCTTATTGAAATTACCTGATATTCAAAAAAATTTAGTTGAACTTCAAATCATTAGCAAAGAAATCACACGTTCGAAACAAATTACACCTGTAGACAAGGCCCGTCTGATTGTTTTATTGGGGATCATCCAGGATGGCGCTAGTGATCTGCAACGGAATACAGAAACTGCTTTTCAAAATAATCCTTTACATAATCTCAGGCCCAAGCTTTCCAGTTCTGTCAATCAGTTAATTCAAGATTTACAGCAATTAACGACTCAAATCAATTCCATCCTTGAGTTGAAGGATCCAGCCAAAATCACCCTGGATGCCCAGACACAACTGAGCCTAAAAGATAGCTTTATACTCTGGGACAAAACCCTTCTAGAATTAGATTTTTTATTACAACATCGAATTGATGGCTTTATTCAAAAACAGGTGTTCATCTCTATTTTTGTTTGCATAATTTTAGTGATTGTGACTTACCTGTTCATCGGGTTTTATCGGGGTGTCATGCAGACCATCTCTGGCTTAAGTTCTGCCTCCAAGCAGATGATTGCAGGCTCTTTACAGGTAGCAGTGACCTTGGATAGTCGCGATGAGTTAGCAGAAGTGGTCAAATCCTTCAACAATATTGCCGGTGCACTGGTCAAGGCCAATCAAGAAATTACTGGTCTGAATACCCAACTCCAGGCGGAAAATTTGCGTATGAGTACCGAATTAGAAGTCACCCGACGGTTGCAGCAAATGATTTTACCCCTGGAAGAGGAGTTGGCGCAGCTTGGGGGCCTTGACATTGCAGGGTTTATGGAACCTGCTGCCGAGGTCGGTGGGGACTACTACGATGTCTTGCACCAGAACGGCAAGATTAACATTGGCATTGGCGATGTCACCGGCCATGGTCTGGAAAGTGGCGTTGTCATGATTATGGCCCAGACAGCTGTCCGTACCCTGATAGCCAATGGAGAATCCGATCCAGCCCGGTTATTAAATGCGGTGAATCGCATTATCTACGACAATACCCGTCGGATGAAATCTCGCAAGAACATGACCCTGGCTTTGTTAGAGTATGAGGCGGGTGCCCTGCGCCTAAGTGGACAGCATGAAGAATTGATTGTGGTCCGTCAGGATGGAACCATTGAGCAAGTAGATACCCTGGATTTGGGCTTTCCCCTGGGCATTGAATCTGATATTACGTCCTTTGTGGCTGAAACTAAGGTCAATCTGCAATGCGGAGATATTGCCATCCTTTATACCGATGGCATCACCGAGGCCATGAATGCTCAAAGGCAACAATATGGTCTGGAACGCATGTATGCTGTCCTCCAGGAAAATCGGGATCGATCGGTGCACGAAATTCGCCAGGCAGTCATTCAGGATGTGATGCGCCATATTGGAGAGCAGAAAGTTTTTGACGATATCACCCTGGTGGTCATGAAGCAAAAGTAG
- a CDS encoding CTP synthase has protein sequence MTKFVFVTGGVVSSIGKGIVAASLGRLLKSRDYSVSILKLDPYINVDPGTMSPFQHGEVFVTKDGAETDLDLGHYERFTDTSMSRLNSVTTGSIYQAVINKERRGDYQGGTVQVIPHITNEIKERILRVARNTTPDVVITEIGGTVGDIESLPFLEAIRQFRKEVGRQNVLYMHVTLIPWIPAAGEMKTKPTQHSVKELRSIGIQPDILVCRSDRPLQPGMKEKLSGFCDVPVECVITAQDARSIYEVPLTLEREGLANQTLELLQLEQRQPNLNQWQTLVDRLFSPTRRIEVAIVGKYVRLGDAYLSVVEALRHGAIAAGCELNIRWINSEDLEGCDPEDFLQGVQGIVVPGGFGIRGVDGKIAAIEYARLRQIPFLGLCLGMQCSVIEWARHIAQMPHAHSAEFDVETPHPVINLLPEQQDVVDLGGTMRLGLYPCRLAPNTLAFKLYQEEVIYERHRHRYEFNNTYRTLFLDTGYVISGTSPDGRLVEIVELPQHPFFIATQFHPEFQSRPSSPHPLFKGFIQATIGEFSFTPESIATTQVSEAALEEPDPSDEKSSPDSIDHYSLSPH, from the coding sequence ATGACCAAGTTTGTATTTGTAACTGGTGGTGTTGTCTCCAGTATTGGAAAAGGAATTGTTGCAGCCAGCCTGGGACGACTGCTCAAATCCCGCGACTATTCCGTTTCCATTCTCAAGTTGGATCCCTACATTAACGTTGACCCAGGTACCATGAGCCCCTTCCAGCATGGGGAAGTCTTTGTCACCAAAGATGGAGCCGAAACCGATCTGGATCTGGGCCACTACGAGCGTTTTACGGATACCTCCATGTCCCGCCTGAACAGTGTCACAACAGGTTCTATCTATCAGGCGGTGATCAACAAAGAGCGGCGGGGGGATTACCAGGGAGGGACGGTCCAGGTGATTCCCCATATCACCAATGAAATCAAGGAACGCATTCTCCGGGTAGCCCGCAATACCACTCCAGATGTGGTGATTACGGAAATTGGCGGGACTGTCGGCGATATCGAGTCCTTGCCATTTCTGGAAGCCATTCGCCAGTTTCGCAAAGAAGTGGGGCGGCAGAATGTCCTCTACATGCACGTCACCCTGATCCCCTGGATTCCGGCAGCCGGGGAGATGAAAACCAAACCCACGCAACATTCGGTGAAGGAGTTGCGATCGATCGGAATTCAACCCGATATTCTGGTCTGCCGCAGTGATCGGCCCCTCCAACCGGGCATGAAAGAAAAACTGTCCGGCTTCTGTGACGTGCCGGTGGAATGCGTGATCACGGCTCAGGATGCCCGCAGCATCTATGAAGTTCCCCTGACCCTGGAGCGGGAAGGGCTGGCAAACCAGACCCTGGAGCTCCTGCAACTGGAGCAGCGTCAGCCTAACTTGAACCAGTGGCAGACCCTGGTCGATCGGCTGTTCAGCCCCACCCGCCGAATTGAGGTGGCGATCGTCGGCAAGTATGTGCGTCTGGGGGATGCTTACCTGTCTGTGGTTGAGGCTCTGCGCCATGGTGCGATCGCAGCAGGCTGTGAGCTCAACATCCGCTGGATCAACTCCGAGGATCTGGAGGGCTGTGACCCGGAAGATTTTCTCCAGGGCGTGCAGGGGATTGTCGTACCTGGTGGATTTGGCATCCGTGGCGTAGATGGCAAGATTGCGGCGATCGAATATGCCCGCTTACGCCAGATCCCATTTCTGGGCTTGTGCCTGGGTATGCAGTGCTCTGTGATTGAGTGGGCTCGCCACATTGCCCAGATGCCCCATGCCCACAGTGCTGAATTCGATGTAGAAACTCCCCATCCGGTCATTAACCTACTCCCAGAGCAACAGGATGTGGTCGATCTGGGAGGCACCATGCGGTTGGGCTTGTATCCCTGTCGCCTGGCCCCCAATACCCTGGCTTTCAAGCTGTATCAGGAAGAGGTCATCTACGAACGGCACCGGCATCGCTATGAATTTAATAACACCTATCGCACCCTGTTTCTGGACACGGGCTATGTCATCAGTGGCACCTCTCCGGACGGGCGATTGGTGGAGATTGTGGAATTGCCTCAGCACCCATTTTTTATCGCGACCCAGTTCCATCCCGAATTTCAGTCCCGGCCCAGTTCTCCCCATCCTCTATTCAAGGGATTCATTCAGGCCACGATCGGAGAGTTTAGCTTTACGCCTGAATCCATTGCCACAACTCAGGTTTCAGAAGCTGCTCTAGAAGAACCTGACCCATCGGATGAGAAAAGCAGCCCAGATAGTATCGATCACTACAGTTTATCTCCGCACTGA